The sequence TAAGCATGCTCTGATCTTGTATCATCAAGGAAGAGACCTTCCACATTGGCTTATGAAGCATTTTGTTTAATGCCTTCTTTATTTTAATGTCTGTTTTCCCTCCTTTTCTCAGGTTTTCTGCGTCTTTGTAATCTCTAGATAGTTGTTAGTTTCTTGGTTTTTGAATAAATAGCTTTCAGAGCtcttttctccaaaaaaaaataatctatttttctttagtATTTCCTAAGCAAAATGGtggataactttttttttttgggaaaaatatagataaatcttGAACTTTAAATTTCTAAGTCAAAAGATTTAAATTGTCAATGAACTTTTGGCTTATAAGCACAAGATCATTTGCATAGGGTGTTTGTTtcgagaaaaacataaaatcgaACTTCAAAATCTGGCTCTCACAAGGTGTGCTCTATGTCTACACACCtctataacttttttaaaagtggataaactacatCTATTAAACTGAAGAACAAAACAGAACAGATGACCCGACTAGAACAACAAAACCACTCATACCACAAGGGGTGATACGAGACCTACAAAACAGACACCTGAGGATGAAAGGTCATCCTTCGACCCAGTCAAAGACAGCTACTCCGTGCTACGCTCAGGTGCCTCCTCGGCAACAATGTCGACCCCGTCCCTCTAACACCTCTATAACTTCTCTTAAGTGGGTAGCACTTGttaactatttgttttttttaaactatttgtcttaaaaaaaaaaatcaaatactcGAGTTTTGAATTGAGATAAAAATGAATTACCACAGTCTCGTTGCAGGGATGATACCTTTCAATGTGTTTGTTGAAACTGAAAGGTGCTTAACTCTTAACAAGCAACCTGATTGTTCTTCTGCTTGGGCTGGTTGGAACATTGTTTGGAGCATTCCTGTTGCTCCCAAAATTAAACACTTTATTTGGCTTTGTCTTAGAGGCGGAGTTATCTACTACGCTTTCCTTCACGACATTCATCTTGGCCCCGATAACCCCTTGTGTATTTTTGTGGTCTCCATCGTGAGACAATTGATCATTTGTTTTATCATTGTGATAGAATTCGGTTAGTCTGGGATCATGTTAACAGACTGCTTAattcttcttttactttctcTGATAGTTTTTCCTCTGGTAATTGGGTTCTCGAGCACAGGCATTCCAGATACAACTTAGCAATCATTCTTTGCCTGTGCTTGGTTTATCTCGGGTTTGCCGGTGTGATTACATATTTAGGGACTCTCGTCCCATTTTCCCTAGCATTTTTGCCAGGGCTGTTGCTCATGTTGAGGAATTTTCTTGGTGTAATTCTAAGATGTTGGGAAGAAATCTTTCTCTGGCCAATTTCTCCTCGATGGATGACTACTTCCTGTTCTCTCACGCGACATCCGATCAATCTATCGGGGTAAGTTCAACTGGtttctttttctcaaatgcTAACTATATGATCTCTATTGCGGGTAGCTCCTCCGGACCTTTTATCGAGACACTCATTTGGGACGCAATTCTTGTCTGTTGAAGTAGCTCTTCAAGCCGCATTGGATCTCCACATTCCGGTGAAGCATATTCTTTGTGACCACGCTGCTATCACTCATCTCCTGAATTGTTCGGACCACATTGCTTCCCTAGGCGTTTCGAAGATCAAGTTAACAATTTGAAGTTCCTCCTTGATGCATGCGGTCATCCCCGAATACATATCATCCCTTCTTTTGAAGGATATCCAGCTACCAGACCTCGCAACATATGGTTTACTTCATCAACGAGCTTAATCTTTTTCCTGTTTGGCAAAAGACCTTCCGTTTTGGATCATGAAATCCTTTCGTATTTTTGGTTTTAGCTTTTaattctctcttttgttttcagtttaTAGCTTTGTATTTCAGCCCctgattttatttaatacttAGCTTCTCTAGTTGGAGAAGTTCTTTTAAAACAGTTGTCATGTATGCATTCCTACAAGCCACATCCTGCGAACCCCTCACAACAGAAAAATTTTTAATGGCGCTCATATTCATCGCggtcctcctcctcttctttctGTCTGAAGCCTATGATTTACACAAAGATACCATCCTCCCTTGGTGCGACTTCAGCTCCAACTACACCATCCCAAGCCCATTCAAGGCCAACCTGGACAACCTACTCTCCAGTCTCCCTGACGCTGCCGCCAACTCAAACAACTTATTCTTCAACAACTCTGTGGGGACAGCTCCAGCCGTGGCCTATGGCCTCGCTCAGTGCCGCACTGACATGTCCGCATACGACTGTGGTATCTGCCTCTACCGCTCGGCCTTGAAAGCCTTTTCCCAATGCCTGATGTACCGCTCAGCCACCATACTCTCGG comes from Dioscorea cayenensis subsp. rotundata cultivar TDr96_F1 chromosome 15, TDr96_F1_v2_PseudoChromosome.rev07_lg8_w22 25.fasta, whole genome shotgun sequence and encodes:
- the LOC120277100 gene encoding cysteine-rich repeat secretory protein 1-like, with product MALIFIAVLLLFFLSEAYDLHKDTILPWCDFSSNYTIPSPFKANLDNLLSSLPDAAANSNNLFFNNSVGTAPAVAYGLAQCRTDMSAYDCGICLYRSALKAFSQCLMYRSATILSDKCTLRYSDSCFFSQISLNFITVQNFNNVSNPTLFIQPLRKLMSEVLSKAPRRVTKFASTSFNDSIIGDIYGMAGCTRDLTDAGCSTCLNQALPICWKLVIQKVAECFL